ACTGGATCGTGGATCTCGCCGAGAACCGGGTCGACGTGTACCGCTTCGGCTCGGGAACCGGGACGGGACCGGAAGTGAACCTCAAGCCCGAGCGCTTCCGCCGCCTGCTCCCCGTCCGCCTCGGCGACATGCAGGTCGGCACGATCGACCTCTCCGCCATCTTCGCCCCCGGATTCGGCGACAGCCCCCGCTAACGGACCCCCTCAGGCCGGACACAACGTCTCCCACGAAGGCACTTTTCGGCGTTTTGCCGAATCACCCGTTGGAGATCCTGTCGCTCAGCGGGGTCGCGCTGACCCGTTACCAGGTCGTTTCGTAGCGGGCGGGTGCGAGGTTCCAGGTTTCGCCGTAGACGTGCAGGCGGTGGGTCGGCCCATCGGGGCCGACGAGCGGGGCGCCGGCGTGGGCCCACGAGAGGAGGCTGCCGCGCAGGTTGAGCACGCTCCGGCCTTGCTCGTTCTGCCGCTTCGCGTACTCGGAACTCCGGTGGCCGATCGTGCAGTACGCCACGACGGTGCGGTCCGCGTACCGGTCGGGGTCCTGCTCGAACTCGTCGGAGGTGATGGAGCCGGGAATCCAGGAGACCTCGCGCTCGCGGGGCGCCCGGGCGTCGACGAGTACGACGCTGCCGGTCTCGAGCAGCCGCCCGACGTCTTCCACGGTGACGGCCTCCACCTCGGGGAAGCGCCGTTCGACTTCGGCCACCATCTCTTCCACGCGCGCGAGCTTCTCGGCGTCGGACAGCGCGGCCTGACCGGTACAACCGGTGGCGGCGACGAGTATGAGGGCCGGCGCCAGAGTCAGCAGGGTCGGCGCCAGAACCGGGATTGCCTTGTGTCGTTCCATCGTCTTTCTCACGGGCTTCTTTCTCACGGACAGATCGTCGTGCTCCCTTGACGGGCCGTTCAGGCGGCGCGGGCGGTGGCGATCCCCTTGGCCAGCGCGTCGACGAGCCGGGGAATCGAGTGGGCCGGCGTCGCGCACAGCGCGATCCGCACCGCGCCCTTCATCGGGACCACATACACCCCCGCCTCGCGCATGGTTGCGGCTGTTACCTCCGCGTCCGGCGTGAACACAGAGACGAAGAAGCCGCCTTCGTAGCGCGGGTAGGACAGCCCGGCGCTCCCCGCCAGTTCGGTGAAGACGGCGACGCGCTCGTTGAGGAGGCGGATCATCCCCGCGCGCTCCTCTTCCGTGCGCCGGCGCAGCTCCGGATCCGTGAGGAGTTCGGTGGCGCCGAGCAGCCCGAGGTGGTTGCAGTTCGACCACGTGGCCCGGCACGAGAACCCGAGCGCGTTCGAGATCCGCTGCCGCTCCTCCGCCTCCCGGTGGAGCGCCACCAGCGCCCCCACCCGCGCGCCGTAGAGGGCGAACGACTTCGACACGGTCCAGCCCGCGAGCACCGTAGCAGACTCCATCATCCGCGGGATGTAGTTGATCCAGCGGTTCGAGCCCTCGTCCCCGAACTTCGCGTACGCGTGGTCGAGGAGGAACGCGACGGGACCCCGCCGACCGACCTCCCGCACGATGTCCGCCACGGCCTCCCACTCCGACTCGTCGAGCGAATAGCCGGTGGGGTTGTTGCAGGGGAAGTTGAAGAGGACGAGCGACCGCCCCTGCCGCTCGACCTGGCCTTCGAGTCCCGCCCGGAAGGCCTCGACATCGAGGCGGATCCCGGCGTCGAACATGTTGAAGGTCTCGACCGCACGTCCCGAATGGGTGGAGATCGTGTGGTACGGACCCCAGTAGTAGCTGGGCGTGAGCGCCGCCTGTCCGGGCTCGAGGAAGTTCAGGATCGCGTGGTGGATGGCGCCGGTGCTCCCCGGCGTGGCGACGGCGACCGCCTGCTCGGCCAGGGCGGCCTCACCCAGGAGGTCCGCGATCACGGCCGCGAGGTACGGAGGGGCTCCGGAGATCGGCGCGTAGCCGGCGGCGCGCGCGTGCGGCACGCGCCCCAGCGCCTCGGCGGCCGCGGGCATCACCGCGAGGCTCCCGTCGTCGTTCATCAGCGCCCCGAGCGTCGAGTTCAGGATCGACTCGCCCGCCGCGGCCCGGCGGACCGCCTCCCCGTGCAGGGCGAAGATCGGGTCGTTGCCTTCGCGCGTCGCCGCCTCGGGTATGA
Above is a genomic segment from Candidatus Palauibacter polyketidifaciens containing:
- a CDS encoding aminotransferase class I/II-fold pyridoxal phosphate-dependent enzyme: MTTATTPFSGPSGSLIPEAATREGNDPIFALHGEAVRRAAAGESILNSTLGALMNDDGSLAVMPAAAEALGRVPHARAAGYAPISGAPPYLAAVIADLLGEAALAEQAVAVATPGSTGAIHHAILNFLEPGQAALTPSYYWGPYHTISTHSGRAVETFNMFDAGIRLDVEAFRAGLEGQVERQGRSLVLFNFPCNNPTGYSLDESEWEAVADIVREVGRRGPVAFLLDHAYAKFGDEGSNRWINYIPRMMESATVLAGWTVSKSFALYGARVGALVALHREAEERQRISNALGFSCRATWSNCNHLGLLGATELLTDPELRRRTEEERAGMIRLLNERVAVFTELAGSAGLSYPRYEGGFFVSVFTPDAEVTAATMREAGVYVVPMKGAVRIALCATPAHSIPRLVDALAKGIATARAA
- a CDS encoding rhodanese-like domain-containing protein, translated to MRKKPVRKTMERHKAIPVLAPTLLTLAPALILVAATGCTGQAALSDAEKLARVEEMVAEVERRFPEVEAVTVEDVGRLLETGSVVLVDARAPREREVSWIPGSITSDEFEQDPDRYADRTVVAYCTIGHRSSEYAKRQNEQGRSVLNLRGSLLSWAHAGAPLVGPDGPTHRLHVYGETWNLAPARYETTW